The following proteins come from a genomic window of Thermoproteus sp.:
- a CDS encoding CofH family radical SAM protein produces MFGVSDVVEMAQRGLSRSDAEFLMREVDVFTLAEAAHLLTKKLFGDVVTFVNNVVVNYSNVCVAKCPICAFYRLPGDREAYTRGPEEVAAVVRQFAERYGVTELHINGGFNPTLTPEYFDEVFKAVKKAAPHVAIKGPTMAEVDYYARLWRMSRGEVLSRWKEAGLDAISGGGAEIFAEDVRKVVAPHKISGEEWIEIAELAHKLGIPSNATMLYGHVEEPRHVVDHIFRVRELQEKTGGLLLFIPVKYNPLNTELYRRGVVKSPAPSTYDVKVVAVARLILLDKLKVAAYWLSVGKNLASTLLLAGANDLVGTMYNEAVLRSAGARHFASPEELAAMAREAEKRPALRDTFHRILRYM; encoded by the coding sequence ATGTTCGGAGTGAGCGACGTCGTCGAGATGGCTCAGAGGGGGCTGTCGCGGAGCGACGCCGAGTTCCTCATGCGCGAAGTCGACGTGTTTACCCTCGCAGAGGCCGCCCACCTCTTGACTAAGAAGCTGTTTGGCGACGTCGTGACTTTCGTCAACAATGTGGTCGTGAATTACTCCAACGTCTGTGTGGCCAAATGTCCCATTTGCGCCTTCTATCGCCTGCCCGGCGATCGGGAGGCCTACACAAGAGGGCCGGAGGAGGTGGCGGCCGTCGTGAGGCAGTTCGCCGAGAGGTACGGCGTGACTGAGCTACATATAAACGGCGGCTTCAATCCTACTCTCACCCCCGAATATTTCGACGAGGTCTTTAAGGCCGTGAAGAAGGCCGCGCCTCACGTGGCGATTAAAGGCCCCACGATGGCCGAGGTGGACTACTACGCGAGGCTTTGGCGTATGAGCAGGGGGGAGGTGCTCTCCCGCTGGAAGGAGGCGGGCTTGGACGCCATCTCTGGAGGCGGCGCTGAGATATTCGCGGAGGACGTGAGGAAGGTGGTGGCGCCGCACAAGATATCGGGCGAGGAATGGATAGAGATAGCGGAGCTGGCCCACAAGCTGGGCATCCCCAGCAACGCCACTATGCTGTACGGCCACGTGGAGGAGCCGCGGCACGTCGTAGACCACATCTTCCGCGTGAGGGAGCTACAAGAGAAGACCGGGGGCCTCCTCCTCTTTATACCCGTCAAGTACAACCCCCTCAACACCGAGCTTTACAGGAGGGGCGTCGTCAAGAGCCCGGCGCCCTCGACCTACGACGTGAAAGTGGTGGCCGTGGCTAGGCTGATCCTACTCGACAAATTGAAGGTGGCCGCCTATTGGCTCTCCGTCGGCAAGAACTTGGCCTCTACGCTCTTGCTGGCCGGCGCCAACGACCTCGTGGGCACTATGTACAACGAGGCCGTACTTAGATCCGCCGGAGCGAGACATTTCGCCTCGCCGGAAGAGCTCGCGGCTATGGCCAGAGAGGCAGAGAAGAGGCCGGCCTTGAGGGACACCTTCCACAGGATACTTAGGTACATGTAA
- a CDS encoding type II toxin-antitoxin system VapC family toxin — MDLIYYELANVVRKRVALGELEAGVGRRILEEAYRLLSAFVIHRGADVILEAYGSALDLGITVYDGAYVAAARLLTTDNKLVSALRNRGLGLLVAR; from the coding sequence GTGGACCTCATATACTACGAGCTCGCAAACGTGGTGAGGAAGAGAGTCGCGTTGGGCGAGTTGGAGGCTGGGGTTGGGCGTAGGATTTTAGAGGAGGCATATCGGCTACTCTCCGCTTTTGTAATACACCGGGGGGCCGACGTGATCTTAGAGGCCTATGGCTCGGCTCTGGATTTGGGCATAACTGTCTACGACGGCGCGTACGTGGCGGCGGCGAGGCTGCTGACTACAGACAACAAGCTGGTATCGGCCCTACGCAACAGGGGATTGGGCTTGTTGGTGGCGAGATAG
- a CDS encoding antitoxin: MGGEVISIRVRKGLKGELEELGMDYAGLVREFLEEVVRREKTKMSLRRAEEIRRELAARGPFRPTAELVREDRDEAGG; encoded by the coding sequence GTGGGCGGCGAGGTCATTTCCATAAGGGTGAGGAAGGGGCTCAAGGGGGAGCTGGAGGAGTTGGGCATGGACTACGCCGGGCTCGTCAGAGAGTTTCTGGAGGAGGTGGTGAGGCGAGAAAAGACGAAGATGTCGTTGAGGAGGGCCGAGGAGATTCGAAGAGAGCTGGCGGCTAGGGGGCCCTTTAGGCCGACCGCCGAGCTGGTCCGGGAGGACAGAGATGAGGCTGGTGGTTGA